The following are from one region of the Mycolicibacterium diernhoferi genome:
- a CDS encoding RND family transporter, with product MSRRPKLTARGLLASNGRMIVRHPVLVIAAWLVIAGSLFAALPPLLTVAQRNPPGFLPEQSPVLATSQQMKDAFNEAGATNLIAVILVNEDGLTDADEATYRELVDNLRARNDIVVSMQDFVSIKEIRPAMTSKDGKAWNLPVSLNGTMGTGTGQAAYRDAVKIIEETTAGTTLRPSVVGGAATMEDVTGIALRDQVIIEVSTVVTVLLILIIVYRNLVAMVIPLLTIGISLAVAQQVVAGLGLLGLGLAPQTIVLITGMMLGAGVDYAVFFFSRYQECLREGLKTDDAIMKSMVTIGEVIAGSAGTVALTFLGLSFATLSVFSTVGPALAATIFIGFLGSITLLPAFITLAGRRGWVNPRKDITGPMWRRMGVSIVRRPKRNLFGSLVILVALAGCALLVDFNYDDRKNLPRDSESNQSYETMNAHFPASASVQQFIVVHSETQDLRSPRALADMEQMAQRISQLPDIAAVRGITRPNGEMLTEARATHQAGEVGGKLGEATDLIDENDSRLTQLSEGAHALAAALDKIRDQVVGSADSMRTILKSLVEIEQEYGGEETLKDINVGAALVTTMRTLGKTMGVGLEQVVLNYTWMAPMVALLKSSPMCTLDPACNAVRIDMERIVIAYDDGTIQQLYELAKQMETTQEGDGLQRSVTGVTDNLEQALGAAGRLGLDSPEAVESQMDELLTGVNMLADSSEALAQGVQLLVDQTRQMGGGLSQASDFLLAMKRDAADPSMSGFYIPPQILTRPEFEKAAKLFISPDGHTARYMVQTALDPFGADAMDQVDDIVEAALSSRPNTTLADADIAMVGTSVFQNEIRGYYNGDIQYIVLVTLIVVFLILALLLKAIIAPIYLVLSVVLSYMSALGIAVVFFQIILDQPIFWNTPGMTFLVLVAVGADYNLLLISRIREEAHRGTQVAVIRTIGATGGVITSAGLIFAASMLAMTVSSIAAIVQLGFIIGVGLLLDTFLVRTITVPAIAVMLGEKNWWPTTVPSELKRRIPLLKRRSEPAARTAPLTFPVDDDPYDDDTDVGYGVAVAKASMVSAAWRAR from the coding sequence ATGTCCAGACGTCCGAAGCTGACCGCGCGCGGCCTGCTCGCCTCAAACGGTCGCATGATCGTTCGGCATCCGGTACTGGTCATCGCGGCGTGGCTGGTCATCGCCGGTTCGCTGTTCGCGGCCCTTCCGCCGCTGCTCACGGTCGCCCAGCGCAACCCACCTGGCTTCCTGCCCGAGCAGTCTCCGGTCCTGGCAACCAGCCAGCAAATGAAGGATGCCTTCAACGAGGCGGGCGCGACCAACCTCATCGCTGTGATCCTCGTCAATGAGGACGGGCTGACCGACGCGGACGAGGCCACCTACCGCGAACTCGTGGACAATCTGCGGGCTCGCAACGACATCGTGGTGTCGATGCAGGATTTCGTCAGCATCAAGGAAATCCGCCCCGCGATGACGAGCAAGGACGGTAAGGCCTGGAACCTGCCGGTCAGCCTCAACGGCACGATGGGTACGGGCACCGGGCAGGCCGCCTACCGGGACGCCGTCAAGATCATCGAGGAGACGACGGCCGGCACGACGCTGAGGCCGAGTGTCGTCGGCGGTGCGGCGACGATGGAGGACGTCACCGGTATCGCGCTGCGCGATCAGGTGATCATCGAGGTCTCCACGGTCGTCACCGTTCTGCTGATCTTGATCATCGTCTACCGCAACCTGGTGGCGATGGTGATACCTCTGCTCACCATCGGTATCTCACTGGCCGTCGCGCAGCAGGTGGTCGCCGGCCTCGGCCTGCTCGGGCTGGGTCTCGCCCCGCAGACGATCGTGCTGATCACCGGCATGATGCTCGGCGCGGGCGTCGACTATGCGGTGTTCTTCTTCAGTCGATATCAGGAGTGTCTGCGCGAGGGCCTGAAGACCGACGACGCCATCATGAAGTCGATGGTCACCATCGGGGAGGTGATCGCGGGCTCCGCGGGCACGGTGGCGCTGACCTTCCTCGGGTTGTCCTTCGCCACCCTGAGCGTGTTCTCCACGGTCGGGCCGGCCCTCGCGGCGACCATCTTCATCGGGTTCCTGGGATCGATCACGCTGTTGCCGGCGTTCATCACCCTCGCCGGCCGGCGCGGTTGGGTGAACCCGCGCAAGGACATCACCGGTCCGATGTGGCGGCGGATGGGCGTCAGCATCGTCCGGCGACCCAAGCGCAACCTGTTCGGCAGCTTGGTCATCCTGGTCGCGCTGGCCGGATGCGCGCTGCTGGTCGACTTCAACTACGACGATCGCAAGAACCTGCCGCGGGATTCGGAGAGCAATCAGTCCTACGAGACGATGAACGCGCACTTCCCGGCGAGTGCCTCGGTCCAGCAGTTCATCGTGGTGCACTCCGAGACCCAGGATCTGCGCTCACCCCGGGCACTGGCCGACATGGAGCAGATGGCCCAGCGGATCAGCCAGCTGCCCGACATCGCGGCGGTTCGCGGCATCACCCGGCCCAACGGCGAGATGTTGACCGAGGCCCGGGCCACCCACCAGGCCGGTGAGGTGGGCGGCAAGCTCGGTGAGGCCACCGATCTCATCGACGAGAACGACTCCCGGCTCACCCAGCTCTCGGAGGGCGCCCACGCTCTGGCCGCCGCCCTGGACAAGATCCGCGATCAGGTGGTCGGGTCCGCCGACTCGATGCGCACCATTCTCAAGTCACTGGTGGAGATCGAGCAGGAGTACGGCGGCGAGGAAACCCTCAAAGACATCAACGTCGGCGCGGCGCTGGTGACGACGATGCGCACGCTCGGCAAGACCATGGGGGTCGGCCTCGAACAGGTGGTGCTGAACTACACCTGGATGGCGCCGATGGTGGCGCTGCTCAAGTCCAGCCCGATGTGCACCCTGGATCCCGCGTGCAACGCGGTGCGCATCGACATGGAGCGCATCGTCATCGCCTACGACGACGGCACCATCCAGCAGCTCTACGAACTCGCCAAGCAGATGGAGACGACGCAGGAGGGCGACGGCCTGCAGCGCTCGGTCACCGGTGTCACCGACAACCTGGAGCAGGCACTCGGTGCGGCCGGCCGACTGGGCCTGGACAGCCCGGAGGCCGTCGAGTCGCAGATGGACGAGCTGCTCACGGGCGTCAACATGCTCGCCGACTCCAGCGAGGCGCTGGCCCAGGGTGTCCAGCTGCTGGTGGACCAGACCCGGCAAATGGGCGGCGGCCTGAGCCAGGCGTCGGACTTCCTGCTGGCGATGAAGCGGGACGCGGCGGACCCGTCGATGTCCGGTTTCTACATCCCGCCGCAGATCCTGACCCGACCGGAGTTCGAGAAGGCGGCCAAGCTGTTCATCTCGCCGGACGGCCACACCGCCCGCTACATGGTGCAGACCGCGCTGGACCCGTTCGGCGCCGACGCGATGGACCAGGTCGACGACATTGTCGAAGCCGCCCTGAGTTCCCGGCCGAACACCACACTGGCCGACGCGGACATCGCCATGGTCGGCACCAGCGTGTTCCAGAACGAGATCCGCGGCTACTACAACGGCGACATCCAGTACATCGTGCTGGTCACCCTGATCGTGGTGTTCCTGATCCTGGCCCTGCTGCTGAAGGCGATCATCGCGCCGATCTACCTGGTGCTCTCGGTGGTGCTGTCCTATATGTCTGCGCTGGGCATCGCCGTGGTGTTCTTCCAGATCATCCTCGACCAGCCGATCTTCTGGAACACGCCGGGCATGACGTTCCTGGTGCTGGTGGCCGTCGGTGCGGACTACAACCTGCTGCTCATCTCCCGAATACGGGAGGAGGCGCATCGCGGAACCCAGGTGGCGGTGATCCGGACCATCGGCGCGACCGGCGGCGTCATCACCTCTGCCGGCCTGATCTTCGCAGCGTCCATGCTGGCCATGACGGTCAGTAGCATCGCGGCGATCGTGCAGCTCGGGTTCATCATCGGTGTCGGCCTGCTGCTGGACACCTTCCTGGTGCGCACCATCACCGTGCCGGCGATCGCGGTGATGCTGGGGGAGAAGAACTGGTGGCCCACGACGGTGCCGAGCGAGCTGAAGCGGCGCATCCCGTTGCTCAAGCGCCGCTCGGAGCCCGCGGCACGGACCGCACCACTGACCTTCCCGGTCGACGACGATCCCTACGACGACGACACCGATGTCGGGTACGGCGTCGCCGTCGCCAAGGCGTCGATGGTCAGCGCAGCCTGGCGGGCGCGATAG
- a CDS encoding glycosyltransferase gives MPRLLTQGLKPTAATDVENPSGDGRSARTSERAVRVLEWPRWMTTDYLPRVVDGLRDEGLRVRTPHLLGVGATRLQPGDWLHVHWSTEAHVHHLRWLYMARAESFHQHIRRLKRRGIRIAWTAHNLVPHDDPHPELGRCFRAELLARTDHVFIHFPGAQEILQQEFGYTGPCTVVHHPAYVNVHPAPPSQAVARTALGLPPRGFVALAFGKIRPYKGLADVIRAFQLIAGADDRLVVAGEPEGDVSAELELAHRDPRIMVHARRIPGDEVPTYFAAADASVFAHHAFFTSGSALLSLSMGCPIVGQPINHLADLTGGRRIYPVGPGAEELARGLIDARQQAAEVDRAALRAWAAAHGDWADAAAQMAAVFRSA, from the coding sequence GTGCCACGCTTACTCACCCAGGGGTTGAAGCCCACTGCCGCAACGGATGTCGAAAACCCCAGCGGTGACGGACGGTCGGCGCGCACATCCGAGCGGGCGGTCCGGGTCCTCGAGTGGCCCCGGTGGATGACCACCGACTACCTACCCAGAGTGGTCGACGGACTACGCGATGAGGGACTGCGGGTGCGCACTCCTCATCTCCTCGGTGTCGGGGCCACTCGACTACAACCCGGCGACTGGCTGCACGTGCACTGGTCGACCGAGGCCCACGTTCATCATCTGCGGTGGCTCTACATGGCCCGTGCGGAGTCCTTTCACCAGCACATACGCCGCCTCAAACGCCGCGGAATCCGTATCGCGTGGACCGCACACAACCTGGTCCCCCACGACGACCCGCACCCGGAGCTGGGGCGCTGTTTCCGCGCGGAATTGTTGGCGCGCACCGACCACGTCTTCATCCACTTCCCCGGAGCACAGGAGATTCTGCAGCAGGAGTTCGGCTACACCGGGCCCTGCACCGTCGTCCACCACCCGGCCTATGTGAACGTGCACCCGGCACCACCGTCACAGGCCGTGGCCCGCACCGCACTCGGTCTGCCACCCCGGGGATTCGTCGCGCTGGCCTTCGGGAAGATCCGCCCGTACAAGGGGCTCGCCGACGTCATCCGGGCGTTCCAGCTGATCGCCGGTGCCGACGATCGGCTCGTCGTCGCCGGTGAACCCGAGGGCGATGTCTCGGCCGAACTCGAGCTTGCGCACCGTGATCCTCGAATCATGGTGCACGCGAGAAGAATTCCGGGTGACGAGGTGCCCACGTACTTCGCCGCCGCGGACGCTTCCGTTTTCGCACATCACGCCTTCTTCACCTCGGGCAGCGCACTGCTGTCCCTCAGCATGGGTTGCCCGATCGTGGGGCAGCCGATCAACCATCTGGCCGACCTGACCGGAGGCCGGCGGATCTACCCCGTCGGACCCGGGGCCGAGGAACTGGCCCGGGGTCTCATCGACGCCCGGCAGCAGGCGGCGGAGGTGGACCGTGCCGCCCTGCGCGCCTGGGCCGCCGCACACGGCGACTGGGCCGACGCCGCAGCCCAGATGGCAGCGGTGTTCCGAAGCGCCTGA
- a CDS encoding UDP-glucose dehydrogenase family protein, whose translation MKLSVIGTGYLGAVHAACMAQIGHEVVAYDTDASKIAQLSTGTSPFYEPGFDELLAEVLATGRLRFTQSVQEAVSGASVHFVCVGTPQLAGSDAANIEYVDSAFRTVAANADCDGLIIGKSTVPVGTAQRLSGEVAQADSPHRLEVAWNPEFLREGKAIEDTLKPDRLVFGVTSEYAEKTLLEVYGSIIEAGTPYLTADLPTSELVKVSANAFLATKISFINAMAEVCEIVDADVVTLSRALGYDDRIGNRFLNAGLGFGGGCLPKDIRAFSARAGELGASDALRFLHEVDKINLRRREKAVSVARAVVGGEFLGKSIAVLGAAFKPNSDDVRDSPALNVAAAMHLKGADVRVHDPKAIENAKARFPTLGYFDSIDDACRNVDLIVLATEWDEYTAIDPVAFRSVVKQARLLDTRNVIDREYWSGAGWQVYSLGRGGLNV comes from the coding sequence ATGAAACTCAGCGTGATTGGAACGGGCTATCTGGGCGCCGTTCACGCCGCCTGCATGGCACAGATCGGCCACGAGGTGGTCGCCTACGACACCGACGCGTCCAAGATCGCGCAACTGTCGACCGGCACCTCGCCGTTCTACGAGCCCGGGTTCGACGAACTGCTCGCCGAGGTGCTGGCCACCGGCCGGCTCCGGTTCACCCAATCGGTACAGGAGGCGGTGTCCGGGGCGTCGGTGCACTTCGTCTGCGTCGGTACACCGCAGTTGGCTGGCTCGGATGCGGCAAACATCGAGTATGTCGACAGCGCGTTCCGGACCGTGGCCGCCAACGCCGACTGTGACGGACTGATCATCGGCAAGTCGACCGTCCCGGTCGGCACCGCCCAGCGGCTGTCCGGTGAAGTCGCGCAGGCCGACTCGCCGCACCGGCTGGAGGTGGCCTGGAATCCGGAGTTCCTCCGGGAGGGCAAGGCCATCGAGGACACCCTCAAGCCGGACCGCCTGGTCTTCGGTGTCACGTCCGAGTACGCGGAGAAGACGCTGCTGGAGGTGTACGGCAGCATCATCGAGGCCGGGACCCCGTATCTGACCGCGGATCTGCCGACTTCGGAACTGGTCAAGGTGTCGGCCAACGCCTTTCTGGCGACCAAGATCTCGTTCATCAACGCGATGGCCGAAGTATGCGAGATCGTCGACGCCGACGTCGTCACGCTCAGCCGCGCGCTGGGATATGACGACCGGATCGGCAACCGATTCCTCAACGCGGGCTTGGGCTTCGGTGGCGGTTGCCTACCCAAGGACATCCGCGCGTTCAGCGCACGGGCCGGTGAGCTCGGCGCCTCGGATGCGCTCCGCTTCCTGCACGAAGTCGACAAGATCAACCTGCGCCGGCGGGAGAAGGCCGTCTCGGTGGCCCGCGCCGTGGTGGGCGGGGAGTTCCTGGGCAAGAGCATCGCCGTGCTGGGGGCCGCGTTCAAGCCCAACAGTGACGACGTGCGCGATTCGCCGGCCTTGAACGTCGCCGCCGCGATGCATCTGAAGGGCGCCGACGTTCGGGTGCACGATCCGAAGGCGATCGAGAACGCCAAGGCACGGTTCCCGACGCTCGGCTACTTCGACAGCATCGACGATGCCTGCCGCAACGTGGATCTCATCGTGCTGGCCACCGAATGGGATGAGTACACGGCGATCGACCCCGTCGCGTTCCGCTCGGTCGTCAAGCAGGCCCGCCTGCTCGACACCCGCAACGTGATCGACCGGGAATACTGGTCGGGCGCCGGGTGGCAGGTGTACTCGCTGGGCCGAGGCGGATTGAACGTCTGA
- a CDS encoding glycosyltransferase, which produces MTGLTIEVIIPVRDMADHLPKLLSPILDQLGDGDRVTVVDDASTDATAEVARSLGADVVTLTDSRGPYYARQIAASRSRADILLFIDGRCRPLPGLLDAHRALQQQPGVALSCTNVRTVSGPTLAARMAAKMQPFMLPRSGGAMKATIGMVPPKPDYYPTANLGIDRTAFAKVGGFREMRGGGDLDICWRIQEQALGTIATDTRVLMEWEPRAAMRDMGSQWKRYGHSNAYLRWAHRNDAAGTAGHAAPKHSPVEAWTTLRAELRRPVGELAANALVGLAFQYGFVSAWLKRSEFVMPKHFEVVPELDAP; this is translated from the coding sequence GTGACAGGGCTGACGATCGAGGTGATCATCCCGGTCCGGGACATGGCGGATCACCTGCCCAAGCTGCTGAGCCCGATACTCGACCAGCTCGGCGACGGTGACCGGGTCACCGTCGTCGACGATGCCTCGACCGATGCGACCGCAGAGGTGGCGCGCTCACTGGGCGCCGATGTCGTCACGCTGACCGACAGTCGCGGCCCCTACTATGCGCGCCAGATCGCCGCCAGCAGGTCGCGCGCCGACATTCTGCTGTTCATCGACGGCCGGTGCCGGCCGCTGCCGGGCCTGCTCGACGCGCACCGAGCGCTACAGCAGCAACCGGGAGTTGCGCTGTCCTGCACCAACGTCCGGACAGTGTCCGGGCCCACCCTGGCCGCCCGGATGGCGGCCAAGATGCAACCCTTCATGCTGCCCCGCTCGGGCGGGGCGATGAAGGCGACGATCGGGATGGTGCCCCCCAAACCGGATTACTATCCGACGGCCAATCTGGGGATCGACCGGACCGCATTCGCGAAGGTGGGCGGATTCCGGGAGATGCGCGGCGGTGGCGATCTCGACATCTGCTGGCGGATCCAGGAACAGGCGCTGGGCACGATCGCGACCGACACCCGGGTGTTGATGGAGTGGGAACCCCGGGCGGCCATGCGGGACATGGGCAGCCAGTGGAAGCGCTACGGGCACAGCAATGCCTATCTGCGCTGGGCGCACCGCAACGACGCGGCGGGCACCGCCGGGCATGCGGCACCCAAACACTCACCGGTCGAGGCCTGGACGACGCTGCGCGCCGAATTGCGGCGCCCGGTCGGGGAACTGGCGGCCAATGCGCTCGTCGGGCTGGCGTTCCAGTACGGCTTCGTCTCCGCGTGGCTGAAGCGCTCGGAGTTCGTGATGCCCAAGCATTTCGAGGTCGTCCCGGAGTTGGACGCCCCATAG